A portion of the Algisphaera agarilytica genome contains these proteins:
- a CDS encoding O-acetylhomoserine aminocarboxypropyltransferase/cysteine synthase family protein, producing the protein MSEPTYRPGTLALHAGQEPDSATNSRAVPIYATTSYTFNDTDHAANLFGLTEFGNIYTRLMNPTTDVLEKRLAALDGGVTGLAFASGQAAINAAILTIAHAGQNIVSATSLYGGTWTLFTQTFKNLGIEVRFFDADKPEDIHGLVDENTRCVYMESIGNPALGVPDFKAIADAAHSAPHGAIPVICDNTTMTPLLLRPIDHGIDIVVYSTTKFIGGHGTHIGGAIVDSGNFKWADQPEKWPEFCGPSPSYHGAVFEEHLRPMGNIAYNLHIRTHWLRDTGAAMSPFAAFLFLQGLETLHLRMPRHCENALAVAKFLEGHDAVEWVNYPGLESHKDHANAQTYLPDGQGAILGFGIKGGAEAGKKFINATKLCSHLANIGDAKTLVIHPASTTHSQLSEEEQARTGVSPEYVRVSVGIEDVQDIIDDLTQALAAAV; encoded by the coding sequence ATGTCCGAACCCACCTACCGTCCCGGAACCCTCGCCCTCCACGCCGGCCAAGAGCCAGACTCGGCCACCAACAGCCGGGCCGTGCCGATCTACGCCACGACCAGCTACACCTTCAACGACACCGACCACGCCGCCAACCTCTTCGGCCTGACCGAGTTCGGCAACATCTACACCCGCCTGATGAACCCGACCACCGACGTGCTCGAGAAACGCCTCGCGGCGCTCGACGGCGGCGTCACCGGTCTCGCTTTTGCGTCGGGCCAAGCGGCGATCAACGCCGCCATCCTCACCATCGCCCACGCCGGGCAGAACATCGTCTCGGCCACCTCGCTCTACGGCGGCACCTGGACGCTCTTCACCCAGACCTTCAAGAACCTGGGCATCGAGGTCCGCTTCTTCGACGCCGACAAGCCCGAAGACATCCACGGCCTGGTCGATGAAAACACCCGCTGCGTCTACATGGAATCCATCGGCAACCCCGCCCTGGGCGTGCCCGACTTCAAGGCCATCGCTGACGCCGCCCACAGCGCTCCGCACGGCGCGATCCCGGTCATCTGCGACAACACCACGATGACCCCGCTGCTGCTGAGGCCCATCGACCACGGCATCGACATCGTCGTCTACTCCACCACCAAGTTCATCGGCGGCCACGGCACGCATATCGGCGGCGCGATCGTCGACAGCGGCAACTTCAAGTGGGCCGACCAACCCGAGAAGTGGCCCGAGTTCTGCGGCCCCTCGCCGTCGTACCACGGCGCGGTGTTCGAAGAGCACCTGCGTCCGATGGGCAATATCGCCTACAACCTGCACATCCGCACGCACTGGCTGCGTGACACCGGTGCCGCGATGTCGCCGTTCGCCGCGTTCCTGTTCCTGCAGGGCCTGGAAACGCTGCATCTGCGTATGCCTCGCCACTGCGAGAACGCGTTGGCCGTCGCCAAGTTCCTCGAGGGCCACGACGCGGTCGAATGGGTCAACTACCCCGGCCTCGAAAGCCACAAGGACCACGCGAACGCCCAGACCTACCTGCCCGACGGCCAAGGCGCTATTCTGGGCTTCGGCATCAAGGGCGGCGCCGAGGCTGGCAAGAAGTTCATCAACGCCACCAAGCTCTGCTCACACCTGGCGAACATCGGCGACGCCAAGACCCTGGTCATCCACCCCGCGTCGACCACCCACAGCCAGCTCTCCGAAGAAGAGCAGGCCCGCACCGGCGTCAGCCCCGAGTACGTCCGCGTCTCGGTCGGCATCGAAGATGTCCAAGACATCATCGACGACCTGACCCAGGCCCTCGCCGCGGCGGTGTGA
- the thrC gene encoding threonine synthase: MRYISTRGAAAPLEFEDVLLEGLARDGGLYVPESWPTISPDEIAAMADWPYEKVAQRIMQPFVPAELAEALPGIIEKAYGTFRSDAVTPMISLGGIQDGLHLMELFHGPTLAFKDVAMQVLGGLFEHVLAKRDERVTIIGATSGDTGSAAIEAVRGRERARIFILHPHGRTSDVQRKQMTTVDAPNVFNIALEGTFDDCQNLLKAMFNDETFRDRVSMSGVNSINWARLMPQIVYYFIAALKLHGPDAATKPTSFSVPTGNFGDIYAGYAAAKMGLPVERLVIASNQNDILTRVMNTGEHTLGPVAKTIAPSMDIQISSNFERLMFDMLGRDGGAVAQKMSQLKDDGTFTLPEASLDTVRGLFGAHRADEQETLDAMKRAHDVTGELLDPHTAIGVVAALADMQSHPSESSTPMVVLGTAHPAKFPAAVERATGQTPPLPEFLGDLYEREERYDVLPNDLAAVQAYVAERV, from the coding sequence GTGCGTTACATCAGCACCCGCGGCGCTGCGGCCCCGCTCGAATTCGAAGACGTGTTGCTCGAGGGCCTGGCCCGCGACGGGGGGCTGTACGTGCCCGAGTCGTGGCCGACGATCAGCCCCGATGAGATCGCGGCGATGGCGGATTGGCCCTACGAGAAGGTCGCCCAGCGAATCATGCAGCCCTTTGTGCCCGCCGAGCTGGCCGAGGCACTGCCGGGGATTATCGAGAAGGCTTACGGCACCTTCCGCAGCGACGCGGTCACCCCCATGATCTCGCTGGGCGGGATCCAGGACGGCCTGCACCTCATGGAGCTCTTCCACGGCCCGACGCTGGCGTTCAAAGACGTCGCCATGCAGGTCCTCGGCGGGCTGTTCGAACACGTGCTCGCCAAGCGGGACGAACGCGTCACCATCATCGGCGCCACCTCGGGCGACACCGGCAGCGCCGCGATCGAAGCGGTCCGCGGCCGGGAGCGGGCGAGAATATTCATCCTGCACCCCCACGGCCGAACGTCGGACGTGCAGCGCAAGCAGATGACCACGGTCGATGCGCCCAACGTGTTCAACATCGCGCTCGAAGGCACGTTCGACGATTGCCAAAACCTGCTCAAGGCGATGTTCAACGACGAGACCTTCCGCGACCGCGTCAGCATGTCCGGCGTGAACAGCATCAACTGGGCACGCCTGATGCCGCAGATCGTCTACTACTTCATCGCCGCGCTGAAACTCCACGGCCCCGACGCCGCGACCAAGCCCACCAGCTTCAGCGTGCCCACCGGCAACTTCGGCGACATCTACGCGGGCTACGCCGCGGCGAAGATGGGCCTGCCCGTCGAACGCCTGGTCATCGCCAGCAACCAGAACGACATCCTTACCCGTGTGATGAACACCGGCGAGCACACGCTCGGCCCCGTCGCCAAGACGATCGCCCCGTCGATGGACATCCAGATCAGCAGTAACTTCGAGCGCCTGATGTTCGACATGCTCGGCCGAGACGGCGGGGCGGTGGCGCAGAAGATGAGCCAACTCAAAGACGACGGCACCTTCACGCTGCCCGAGGCTTCGCTCGATACGGTCCGTGGCCTCTTCGGCGCCCACCGGGCGGACGAGCAGGAAACGCTCGACGCCATGAAGCGGGCCCACGACGTCACCGGCGAGCTGCTGGACCCGCACACCGCGATCGGTGTCGTCGCCGCGTTGGCCGACATGCAGTCCCACCCCAGCGAATCGAGCACGCCCATGGTCGTGCTGGGTACCGCCCACCCCGCGAAGTTCCCCGCCGCCGTCGAACGCGCGACCGGCCAGACCCCGCCGTTGCCCGAGTTCCTCGGCGATCTGTACGAGCGCGAAGAACGCTACGACGTTCTGCCCAACGACCTCGCCGCGGTGCAGGCCTACGTGGCCGAGCGGGTCTGA
- a CDS encoding GNAT family acetyltransferase yields the protein MSRDCELILRTYVASDHDALVELWRRCGLVVPVNNPSRDIQLKLDRDPDGLVVGEVDTGECRQLVASVMVGYEGHRGWVNYLAVDPEYQRQGFGRVLVEHAEQWLRERGCPKLNLQVRSSNTRVIGFYEKLGYTQDAVVSLGKRF from the coding sequence ATGTCTCGGGACTGTGAATTGATACTTCGGACCTATGTTGCTAGCGACCACGATGCGTTGGTTGAGCTATGGCGTCGATGTGGCCTTGTGGTCCCCGTGAACAATCCCAGCCGCGACATCCAGTTGAAGTTAGATCGTGATCCGGACGGATTAGTTGTGGGCGAAGTCGACACGGGTGAATGCCGGCAACTCGTCGCGAGTGTCATGGTGGGCTACGAGGGACACCGTGGTTGGGTCAACTACCTGGCGGTAGATCCCGAGTACCAGCGACAAGGCTTTGGCCGTGTACTAGTCGAGCACGCGGAGCAGTGGCTGCGTGAACGCGGCTGCCCGAAGCTGAATCTCCAGGTGCGTTCCTCCAACACGCGAGTCATCGGGTTTTACGAGAAGCTCGGCTACACCCAAGATGCCGTAGTGAGCCTGGGCAAGCGATTCTGA
- the metX gene encoding homoserine O-acetyltransferase MetX encodes MNDSFASSDDRRSGDRLKHLQKAVFPEALILALGGELPGVECAYETWGTLNAEASNAVLVCHAISGDSHAAQHDADDDPGWWDELIGPGPDFAIDTEKFFVVCSNVLGGCRGTTGPGTIDPATGDPYGADFPAITVADMVAVQTRLADHLGITQWRAVVGGSLGGHQALTWATRHPERVKTCMAIATSPRLTSQALAFDIIARNAIQTDPHFHGGQYYDQPTQPNTGLAIARMLGHITYLSSEAMDAKFDPDRHDPRKLATSFEERFSVGSYLAHQGTKFTQRFDANSYVAISMALDLFDLGRTRETLIETFRGSLCDYLITSFSSDWLFTPQQSRDIVNALTALDLPVTYAEITSAAGHDAFLLPDEISQYGPLVAAKLGHTNDQPPALRHDDDMVLDLIPEGSSVLDLGCGSGRLLATLKQRGHEHLVGVEVAQPKIIEAAARGLDIIDYDLNRGLPAFTDNQFDFVILSATLQAVANVEQLFDEMLRVGRRVIVSFPNFAYKALREDYVERGRSPKATGEYDHEWYNTPNRRFPSIADVEDLCRDKGATIHDAVYLDSQTNQRIPATPDGDPNLDADTAVLVISR; translated from the coding sequence ATGAATGACTCTTTCGCCAGCTCCGACGACCGCCGCAGTGGCGATCGGTTGAAACACCTGCAAAAAGCGGTGTTTCCCGAGGCACTGATCCTTGCGCTGGGCGGTGAGCTGCCGGGGGTGGAGTGTGCGTATGAGACGTGGGGCACGCTGAATGCTGAGGCGAGTAATGCGGTGCTGGTCTGCCATGCGATCTCCGGCGACTCGCACGCGGCACAACACGATGCCGACGACGACCCCGGCTGGTGGGACGAACTCATCGGGCCCGGGCCCGATTTCGCGATCGATACCGAGAAGTTCTTTGTGGTCTGCAGCAACGTGTTGGGCGGGTGTCGCGGCACAACCGGGCCGGGCACGATCGATCCCGCGACCGGCGATCCCTATGGGGCCGACTTCCCGGCGATCACAGTCGCGGACATGGTCGCCGTGCAGACCCGGCTCGCGGATCACCTGGGCATCACGCAATGGCGAGCCGTCGTCGGCGGCTCGCTCGGCGGACACCAAGCGCTCACCTGGGCGACACGGCACCCCGAACGGGTGAAGACCTGCATGGCGATCGCCACCTCGCCGCGGCTCACCTCGCAGGCGCTCGCCTTCGACATCATCGCCCGCAACGCCATCCAGACCGACCCGCACTTCCACGGCGGGCAGTACTACGACCAACCCACCCAGCCGAACACCGGCCTGGCCATCGCACGCATGCTCGGCCACATCACCTACCTCTCCTCCGAGGCGATGGACGCCAAGTTCGACCCCGACCGCCACGACCCCCGCAAGCTCGCCACCTCGTTCGAAGAACGTTTCTCGGTCGGCTCGTACCTCGCGCACCAGGGCACGAAGTTCACGCAACGGTTTGACGCCAACAGCTACGTCGCCATCTCCATGGCCTTGGATTTGTTCGACCTGGGCCGGACCCGCGAGACGCTGATCGAAACGTTCCGCGGTTCGTTGTGTGATTACCTGATCACCAGCTTCAGCAGCGACTGGCTCTTCACGCCCCAGCAGTCCCGCGATATCGTCAATGCGCTGACCGCGCTCGACCTGCCGGTGACCTATGCCGAGATCACCTCGGCCGCCGGCCACGACGCGTTCCTTCTTCCCGATGAGATTTCACAGTACGGCCCGCTGGTCGCCGCCAAACTCGGCCACACCAACGATCAACCCCCCGCTCTCCGCCACGACGACGACATGGTCCTCGATCTCATCCCCGAAGGCTCGAGCGTGCTCGACCTCGGCTGCGGCAGCGGTCGCCTGCTCGCGACCCTCAAGCAGCGCGGCCACGAACACCTCGTCGGCGTCGAAGTCGCCCAGCCCAAGATCATCGAAGCCGCCGCCCGCGGACTCGACATCATCGACTACGACCTCAACCGCGGCCTCCCCGCCTTCACCGACAACCAGTTCGATTTCGTGATCCTCAGCGCCACCCTGCAAGCCGTGGCCAACGTCGAACAGCTTTTCGACGAGATGCTCCGCGTCGGCCGACGCGTGATCGTCAGCTTCCCGAACTTCGCCTACAAAGCCCTGCGCGAAGACTACGTCGAGCGTGGCCGAAGCCCCAAGGCGACCGGCGAATACGACCACGAGTGGTACAACACCCCCAATCGCCGCTTCCCCAGCATCGCGGACGTCGAAGACCTCTGCCGCGACAAGGGTGCCACCATCCACGACGCGGTCTACCTCGACAGCCAAACCAATCAGCGCATCCCCGCCACCCCCGACGGCGATCCGAACCTCGATGCGGATACCGCGGTGTTGGTGATTAGTCGATAA
- a CDS encoding tautomerase family protein — protein sequence MPYINVKVTRDGVTAEHKAEIVRRFTDTLVDVLGKKPEHIHIVLDLVDEEDWGFAGMLTTEYRKTRE from the coding sequence ATGCCCTACATCAACGTCAAAGTCACCCGCGACGGCGTCACCGCCGAGCACAAGGCCGAGATCGTCCGCCGCTTCACCGACACGCTCGTCGACGTGCTGGGCAAGAAGCCCGAGCACATCCACATCGTCTTGGACCTGGTCGATGAAGAAGACTGGGGCTTCGCGGGCATGCTCACCACCGAGTACCGGAAGACCCGCGAGTAG
- the rpsT gene encoding 30S ribosomal protein S20 yields the protein MANSPSAKKRIRQNAKSRARNRWTKAGYRTEIKEFRETILHGTVEEAEKQLQGIYKTLDQAASTPALHKNTASRYKSRLAAKLNEKKASA from the coding sequence ATGGCCAACTCCCCTTCCGCCAAGAAACGTATCCGCCAGAACGCCAAGTCCCGCGCCCGCAACCGCTGGACCAAGGCCGGCTACCGCACCGAGATCAAAGAGTTCCGCGAAACCATCCTCCACGGCACCGTGGAAGAGGCCGAGAAGCAGCTCCAGGGCATCTACAAGACCCTCGACCAAGCCGCCTCCACCCCGGCCCTGCACAAGAACACCGCCAGCCGGTACAAGAGCCGCCTCGCCGCGAAGCTCAACGAAAAGAAAGCCTCGGCCTAA
- the rplM gene encoding 50S ribosomal protein L13: MNRQTTLAKNNEVPREWVIIDAADQVLGRLSTQIATILMGKDKPTYTPHHDVGDFVIVLNAEKIRVTGNKLDQKFHETFSGHPSGRKVKSFREVMASHPERLIEESVRRMLPKNRLGVAMSKKLNVYVGTEHPHAAQQPKPYELQSA; this comes from the coding sequence ATGAACCGTCAGACCACCCTTGCCAAGAACAACGAAGTGCCCCGCGAGTGGGTGATCATCGACGCCGCCGACCAAGTGCTCGGCCGCCTGTCGACCCAGATCGCCACCATCCTCATGGGCAAAGACAAGCCCACCTACACCCCGCACCACGACGTGGGCGACTTCGTCATCGTGCTCAACGCCGAGAAGATCCGCGTCACCGGCAACAAGCTCGACCAGAAGTTCCACGAGACCTTCTCCGGCCACCCCTCGGGCCGCAAGGTCAAGAGCTTCCGCGAAGTCATGGCCAGCCACCCCGAGCGTCTGATCGAAGAGTCGGTCCGCCGGATGCTGCCCAAGAACCGCCTGGGCGTGGCCATGTCCAAGAAGCTCAACGTGTACGTCGGCACCGAACACCCCCACGCCGCACAACAGCCTAAGCCCTACGAACTCCAGTCCGCCTGA
- the dgoD gene encoding galactonate dehydratase: MSITPSSDKIARYELFRVTPRWLFLRIKTANGVVGWGEPVVEGYAESVESAVHVMMESLMGKDPARIHYHWQTIAKGDFYGGLGPVMMSALAGIDQALWDIKGKTLGASVVDLLGGAVRDRQMVYGHVAADFEPDDVAAAIAKQRCDDYGFKLIKLCGSPPMGYTDMQGSIEAGAARVAEVRKAVGPDIQIAVDFHGRCKLPMVRKLIRALEPYDIAFFEEVVHPDFNDAMPDLANWTEVPLATGERMFHYAEFYDLLRKPGVSIIQPDLSHAGGITHCLDIARLAEHRDVALAPHCPLGPIALAACLAVDFVCLNAEYQESGIGLTYTAEDGGRGVLDYVLNADDFKLDDDGMMPPLPGPGLGVQMNEEVIREVAADAHKWRGPIEPLPDGSPTRW; encoded by the coding sequence ATGAGTATCACCCCATCGTCCGACAAGATCGCCCGTTACGAACTGTTCCGTGTCACGCCTCGCTGGTTGTTCCTGCGTATAAAAACCGCCAACGGTGTCGTGGGCTGGGGCGAGCCGGTGGTTGAGGGGTATGCCGAGTCGGTGGAGTCTGCGGTTCACGTGATGATGGAGTCGCTGATGGGCAAAGACCCCGCACGGATCCACTACCACTGGCAGACGATCGCCAAGGGCGATTTCTACGGCGGGCTCGGCCCGGTGATGATGTCGGCCCTGGCGGGGATCGACCAGGCGCTCTGGGACATCAAGGGCAAGACGCTGGGCGCGAGTGTGGTGGACCTGCTGGGCGGCGCGGTGCGTGACCGGCAGATGGTCTACGGCCACGTTGCTGCCGACTTCGAGCCCGACGACGTCGCCGCCGCCATCGCCAAGCAGCGCTGCGACGACTACGGCTTCAAGCTCATCAAGCTCTGCGGTTCGCCGCCGATGGGTTACACCGATATGCAGGGCTCGATCGAAGCGGGCGCGGCCCGAGTCGCGGAGGTGCGCAAGGCCGTGGGCCCCGATATCCAGATCGCGGTGGACTTCCACGGCCGGTGCAAGCTGCCGATGGTGCGCAAGCTGATCCGCGCCCTTGAGCCCTACGACATCGCGTTCTTCGAAGAGGTGGTGCACCCCGATTTCAACGACGCGATGCCGGACCTGGCCAACTGGACCGAGGTGCCGTTGGCGACCGGCGAGCGGATGTTTCACTACGCCGAGTTCTACGACCTGTTGCGGAAGCCGGGCGTGTCGATCATCCAGCCCGACCTGTCTCACGCCGGCGGGATTACGCACTGCCTGGACATCGCCCGGCTCGCGGAACACCGCGACGTGGCGCTCGCCCCCCACTGCCCGCTGGGCCCGATCGCGTTGGCGGCGTGCCTGGCGGTGGACTTTGTCTGCCTCAACGCCGAGTACCAGGAGTCGGGCATCGGCCTGACTTACACTGCCGAGGACGGCGGGCGGGGCGTGCTGGATTACGTGCTCAACGCTGACGACTTCAAACTCGACGACGATGGCATGATGCCCCCGCTGCCGGGGCCGGGCTTAGGCGTCCAGATGAACGAAGAAGTGATCCGCGAAGTTGCGGCGGACGCGCACAAGTGGCGTGGACCGATCGAGCCGTTGCCCGATGGTTCGCCGACGCGTTGGTGA
- the rpsI gene encoding 30S ribosomal protein S9: protein MEDTTTATLDGLSSEAPVESPIAEGVEETAAEPRPLREPAKPDKGGFVWGTGRRKSAIARVRVKPAAKGEGKFLISGPKAKNKTVEEFFSEPQHQNACLAPLEATGTLGNLDVFVSTTGGGITGQAEAILLGVARALVGYDPALEQTLRDKGYMTRDPRKVERKKYGQRGARRRFQFSKR from the coding sequence ATGGAAGACACCACCACCGCCACCCTCGACGGCCTCTCCTCGGAAGCCCCCGTTGAATCCCCCATCGCCGAAGGCGTTGAAGAAACCGCTGCCGAGCCCCGCCCGCTCCGCGAGCCCGCCAAGCCCGACAAGGGCGGCTTCGTTTGGGGTACCGGCCGTCGTAAGTCCGCGATCGCCCGGGTCCGCGTCAAGCCCGCCGCCAAGGGCGAAGGCAAGTTCCTGATCTCCGGCCCCAAGGCCAAGAACAAGACCGTTGAAGAGTTCTTCAGCGAACCGCAACACCAAAACGCCTGCCTCGCTCCCCTCGAAGCGACCGGCACCCTCGGCAACCTCGACGTGTTCGTCTCCACCACCGGTGGCGGCATCACCGGCCAAGCCGAAGCCATCCTGCTGGGCGTCGCCCGGGCTCTGGTCGGCTACGACCCCGCCCTCGAGCAGACCCTCCGCGACAAGGGCTACATGACCCGTGACCCCCGTAAGGTCGAACGTAAGAAGTACGGCCAACGCGGTGCCCGTCGTCGGTTCCAGTTCTCGAAGCGTTAA